From Desulfuromonas soudanensis, the proteins below share one genomic window:
- a CDS encoding NADP-dependent isocitrate dehydrogenase, whose protein sequence is MKTSKIIWSEIDEAPALATYALLPIVQKFLKGSGVEVETRDISLSGRIIANFPDNLTEDQKIPDYLTQLGELTQDPECNIIKLPNVSASIPQLQDAIKELQEKGYKIPDYPEEAKTDAEKALQARFAKCLGSAVNPVLREGNSDRRAAASVKKFAQSNPHRMMKPWPAGSKTRVAHMTGHDFYGSETSVTVKAATTVNYEFVAADGSVTVLKAKLPLQAGEVLDSSSMNMAALRKFYAEQIEAAKKDGVLLSLHLKATMMKISDPYIFGQCVTVFYKDVFEKHGQTFKELGVNISNGLGDVYAKIKRLPEAKKAEIEADIMAVYKTRPALAMVDSRKGITNLHVPNDVIIDASMPVVVRDGGRMWNLQDELQDTVAMIPDRCYATIYQTVIEDCQKHGQFNPATMGHVSNVGLMAQKAEEYGSHDKTFFAPGNGKIRVVDASGATLLEQSVEAGDVFRSCQTKDAPIQDWVKLAVTRAKASGSPTIFWLDPKRGHDAQIIKKVETYLKDHDTSGLDIRIMTPDAAMQLACDRARKGEDTVTVTGNALRDYLTDLFPILELGTSARMLSIVPLLKGGGLFETGAGGSAPKHVEQFLKEGHLRWDSLGEYCALVPSLEHVANRTKEAKVQLFADTLDQAVSKYLENAKAPSRKVNEIDNRGSSFYLAMYWARALATQDKDAGLKTRFAKVAAELEANEAKINAELLAAQGKPVDIGGYYKPDVKKTEKAMRPSATLNAIIDQM, encoded by the coding sequence ATGAAAACATCGAAGATCATCTGGAGTGAAATTGACGAAGCACCGGCATTGGCAACCTACGCACTGCTCCCCATCGTACAAAAATTTCTCAAAGGGTCCGGCGTCGAGGTCGAGACCAGGGACATCTCCCTTTCGGGCCGGATTATCGCCAACTTCCCCGACAACCTGACGGAAGATCAGAAAATCCCCGACTATCTGACCCAGCTGGGTGAACTCACCCAGGATCCTGAGTGCAATATCATCAAGCTTCCCAACGTCAGCGCCTCCATCCCCCAGCTGCAGGATGCCATCAAAGAGCTGCAGGAAAAGGGCTACAAAATCCCGGACTATCCCGAAGAGGCCAAAACCGACGCTGAAAAAGCCCTTCAGGCCCGTTTCGCCAAGTGCCTGGGAAGTGCCGTCAACCCGGTCCTGCGTGAAGGCAACTCCGACCGCCGGGCCGCGGCCTCGGTCAAAAAATTCGCCCAGAGCAATCCCCATCGGATGATGAAGCCCTGGCCGGCCGGGTCCAAGACCCGCGTCGCCCACATGACCGGTCACGATTTTTACGGCAGCGAAACGTCCGTGACGGTCAAGGCCGCCACGACCGTCAACTACGAGTTCGTGGCCGCCGATGGCAGCGTCACCGTCCTGAAAGCCAAGCTTCCCCTGCAGGCTGGCGAAGTACTCGATTCATCGTCCATGAACATGGCTGCCCTGCGCAAATTCTATGCAGAACAGATCGAGGCAGCCAAGAAAGATGGCGTGCTCCTCTCCCTGCACCTCAAAGCGACCATGATGAAAATCTCTGACCCCTACATCTTTGGTCAGTGCGTCACCGTCTTCTACAAGGACGTTTTTGAGAAACATGGCCAAACCTTCAAGGAATTGGGCGTCAACATCAGCAACGGCCTGGGCGATGTCTATGCCAAGATCAAGCGGTTGCCCGAAGCCAAAAAAGCGGAAATCGAAGCGGACATCATGGCCGTTTACAAGACCCGACCCGCCCTGGCGATGGTCGACTCCCGCAAAGGGATCACCAACCTCCATGTCCCCAACGACGTCATCATCGATGCCTCGATGCCCGTCGTGGTCCGTGACGGCGGCCGGATGTGGAATCTCCAGGACGAGCTCCAGGACACCGTCGCCATGATTCCCGACCGCTGCTATGCGACCATCTACCAGACCGTCATCGAGGACTGCCAGAAGCATGGCCAGTTCAACCCGGCCACCATGGGACACGTCTCCAACGTCGGCCTGATGGCGCAGAAAGCCGAGGAATACGGTTCCCACGACAAGACCTTCTTTGCACCCGGCAACGGCAAGATCCGCGTCGTCGACGCCTCCGGCGCAACCCTCCTCGAGCAGAGCGTCGAGGCAGGCGATGTCTTCCGGTCCTGCCAGACCAAGGATGCCCCGATCCAGGACTGGGTCAAGCTGGCTGTCACCCGCGCCAAAGCCAGCGGTTCGCCGACCATCTTCTGGCTCGACCCCAAACGGGGGCACGATGCCCAGATCATCAAAAAGGTCGAAACCTACCTCAAGGATCACGACACCAGCGGTCTCGACATCCGCATCATGACGCCCGATGCCGCCATGCAGCTGGCCTGCGACAGAGCCAGAAAAGGGGAAGACACCGTTACGGTGACCGGCAATGCCCTTCGTGACTACCTCACCGACCTCTTTCCGATCCTTGAACTCGGCACCAGCGCAAGAATGCTCTCCATCGTCCCCCTTCTCAAGGGCGGCGGCCTCTTCGAGACCGGTGCCGGCGGCTCGGCTCCCAAACATGTGGAGCAGTTCCTCAAGGAAGGCCACCTGCGCTGGGACTCCCTCGGCGAATACTGCGCCCTGGTTCCCTCCCTCGAGCACGTTGCCAACCGCACCAAGGAGGCAAAAGTACAGCTCTTTGCCGACACCCTCGATCAGGCCGTTTCAAAGTACCTGGAAAACGCCAAGGCTCCTTCCCGCAAGGTGAACGAGATCGACAACCGCGGCAGCTCCTTCTATCTGGCCATGTACTGGGCCCGGGCTCTGGCCACGCAGGACAAGGACGCCGGACTCAAGACGCGCTTTGCCAAGGTGGCCGCAGAACTCGAAGCCAACGAAGCCAAGATCAACGCCGAGCTCCTTGCCGCCCAGGGCAAGCCGGTGGATATCGGCGGCTACTACAAACCCGACGTAAAAAAGACGGAAAAAGCGATGCGCCCCAGCGCAACGCTCAACGCGATTATCGACCAGATGTAA
- a CDS encoding LysM peptidoglycan-binding domain-containing protein, producing MSRLFLILIGTSLLLAACAAPPRQELNSARKAVAEAFTLEAHVLAAPEYRQADTALQQGESLFRAGKYKKAREILSLAERKAVAAAALASVEREKRLPPSEERQGLTEILPSDPRSPRTTGHKAPLPPPDGSRRPPSPLSVSGAPAPSPAKAPKKMVSDYTVAEGETLWTIAARRDVYSDALLWPLIYKANRDQIKDPRQIFPGQSLTIPRDSSEQDKETAREVARRSDIFPLDLIIHSRPAETP from the coding sequence ATGTCAAGGCTGTTTCTTATCCTCATCGGAACTTCTCTTCTGCTGGCGGCCTGCGCAGCACCGCCCCGCCAGGAGTTGAATTCCGCCCGGAAAGCGGTAGCCGAGGCCTTCACCCTCGAGGCCCACGTCCTGGCCGCTCCCGAGTACCGGCAGGCCGATACCGCTCTTCAACAGGGTGAGAGCCTCTTCCGTGCCGGAAAGTACAAAAAGGCCCGCGAAATTCTTTCACTCGCCGAAAGGAAGGCTGTGGCTGCGGCCGCCCTGGCTTCCGTCGAACGGGAGAAGCGCCTCCCCCCGTCCGAGGAGAGGCAAGGACTCACGGAAATCCTGCCGTCGGACCCACGGAGCCCACGAACCACAGGCCACAAAGCGCCCTTGCCTCCCCCTGATGGATCCCGACGCCCCCCCTCCCCCCTTTCCGTATCAGGGGCTCCCGCTCCGTCCCCGGCCAAGGCCCCGAAAAAGATGGTCAGCGACTACACGGTGGCCGAGGGCGAAACGCTCTGGACCATCGCAGCGCGTCGCGACGTCTACAGCGACGCTCTCCTCTGGCCTCTCATCTACAAAGCCAACCGTGATCAGATCAAAGACCCACGGCAAATCTTCCCCGGCCAGAGCCTGACGATCCCCCGGGATTCCAGCGAACAGGACAAGGAAACCGCCAGGGAAGTCGCCCGTCGATCCGACATCTTCCCCCTCGACCTCATTATCCACAGTCGTCCCGCAGAAACTCCGTGA
- the aspS gene encoding aspartate--tRNA ligase produces the protein MNDILGDWKRSCYCGQVSAAEIGQEVCLMGWVQRRRDHGGLIFIDLRDREGIVQLALDPDRDPDAHAKADRIRNEFVLAVRGIVSPRPAGTVNAKMRTGEVEVEIRELRILNTSKTPPFMVDDTTEVAENIRLKHRYLDLRRPGIQNNLMLRHRVARTVRTYLDARNFLEIETPILTKSTPEGARDYLVPSRVNPGTFYALPQSPQLFKQLLMISGFDRYCQITRCFRDEDLRADRQPEFTQIDCEMSFVNRDDVIEVMEGMIATVFKEAIGVDVSLPMPRMTYAEALARYGVDNPDLRFDLELVEISNQVKESGFKVFAEVVKGGGIVKALNAKGCGTFSRKEIDDLTDFVKIYGAKGLAYVKVTEEGWQSPIAKFFTAEELSALDRALGSEVGDLLLFVADSYKIANEALGRLRGHLGHKLGLTSKTNFKFVWVTDFPLLEWDGESRRHVAVHHPFTAPMDEDVSLLDGDPGKARAKAYDLVLNGSEIGGGSIRIHDQSVQSKMFDLMGIAQDEAREKFGFLLDALEYGAPPHGGIAFGLDRLVMILTGSDSIRDVIAFPKTQKATCLLSEAPGTVDEKQLRELSIRLATRPK, from the coding sequence TTGAACGATATTCTGGGTGACTGGAAACGAAGCTGTTACTGTGGGCAGGTCTCCGCCGCCGAAATTGGCCAGGAGGTTTGTCTCATGGGTTGGGTCCAGCGCCGCCGCGACCATGGTGGGCTGATCTTCATCGACCTGCGGGACCGCGAAGGGATCGTGCAGCTTGCTCTCGACCCGGACCGGGATCCCGACGCCCACGCCAAGGCCGACCGCATCCGCAACGAGTTCGTCCTGGCGGTGCGCGGCATCGTCTCTCCCCGCCCGGCGGGTACGGTCAATGCCAAGATGCGCACCGGCGAGGTCGAAGTCGAGATCCGCGAACTGCGGATCCTCAACACCTCCAAGACCCCCCCCTTCATGGTCGACGACACGACCGAGGTCGCCGAAAACATCCGTCTCAAGCACCGCTACCTCGACCTGCGGCGCCCCGGCATCCAGAACAACCTGATGCTCCGTCACCGAGTGGCGCGTACCGTCCGTACCTATCTCGATGCGCGCAATTTCCTCGAGATCGAAACGCCGATTCTCACCAAAAGTACCCCGGAAGGGGCCCGCGACTACCTGGTCCCGAGCCGCGTCAATCCGGGAACCTTCTATGCCCTCCCCCAGTCCCCGCAGCTGTTCAAGCAGCTCCTGATGATTTCCGGTTTCGACCGTTACTGCCAGATCACCCGCTGCTTCCGCGACGAGGATCTGCGAGCCGATCGCCAGCCTGAATTCACGCAGATCGACTGCGAAATGAGTTTCGTCAACCGGGACGATGTCATCGAAGTCATGGAAGGGATGATCGCCACCGTCTTTAAGGAGGCCATTGGCGTCGACGTCTCCCTCCCCATGCCCCGCATGACCTATGCCGAAGCGCTGGCCCGCTACGGCGTCGACAATCCGGACCTGCGCTTCGACCTGGAACTGGTGGAAATTTCCAACCAGGTCAAGGAGTCGGGCTTCAAGGTCTTCGCCGAGGTGGTCAAGGGGGGCGGCATCGTCAAGGCCCTCAACGCCAAGGGGTGCGGCACCTTCTCCCGCAAGGAAATCGACGACCTCACCGATTTCGTCAAGATCTACGGCGCCAAGGGGCTGGCCTACGTCAAGGTCACCGAGGAGGGCTGGCAGTCCCCCATCGCCAAGTTCTTCACCGCCGAGGAGCTCTCCGCCCTCGATCGCGCCCTCGGCTCCGAGGTCGGCGACCTCCTCCTCTTCGTCGCCGACAGCTACAAGATCGCCAACGAGGCCCTGGGTCGCCTGCGCGGTCATCTCGGCCACAAACTCGGGTTGACCAGCAAGACCAACTTTAAATTTGTCTGGGTCACCGACTTCCCCCTCCTCGAGTGGGACGGCGAATCCCGGCGCCATGTGGCGGTCCACCATCCCTTCACCGCCCCCATGGACGAGGACGTCTCCCTTCTCGACGGCGACCCGGGCAAGGCCAGGGCCAAGGCCTATGACCTGGTCCTCAACGGTTCAGAGATCGGCGGCGGAAGCATCCGTATCCACGACCAGTCCGTGCAGAGCAAGATGTTCGACCTGATGGGGATCGCCCAGGACGAAGCTCGGGAAAAGTTCGGATTCCTCCTCGACGCCCTGGAGTACGGCGCTCCTCCCCATGGCGGCATCGCCTTCGGCCTCGATCGTCTGGTCATGATTCTCACCGGCTCCGACTCGATTCGCGACGTCATCGCCTTCCCCAAAACCCAGAAGGCGACCTGTCTGCTCTCCGAGGCGCCGGGGACCGTGGACGAAAAACAGCTCCGGGAGCTCTCCATCCGCCTGGCCACGCGTCCCAAATAA
- the hisS gene encoding histidine--tRNA ligase yields MNDILPGDVETWQFLENHARRIFRAYGFAEIRVPVVEKTELFCRSIGETTDIVEKEMYTFDDKSGHSLTLRPEGTAPVIRSFIENKLYARDSVAKLYYLGPMFRYERPQKGRYRQFHQIGAEILGVEDPKIDAQLLAMLSHYFEAVEIGDVELQINSLGCPECRPGYRKALTAFLEERLPALCDDCRRRYLTNPLRVLDCKVPGCREATAGAPAMLDHLCEGCDSHFARVQGFLRDLGTPFVVNPRMVRGLDYYSKTTFEMVTNSLGSQNAVAAGGRYDGLVEDLGGPALPGIGFAMGVERLVLMKNSQQVEPPRPELFIAALGEAAANHAFRLMTSLQRRCIHCEMDYEGKSLKSQLRRADKLRARHVLILGESELTAGTAPLRDMDGGTQDLLPLAGIEELLAERWTVG; encoded by the coding sequence ATGAACGACATCCTGCCCGGCGACGTCGAAACCTGGCAGTTTCTGGAAAATCATGCAAGGCGCATCTTCCGCGCCTACGGCTTTGCCGAGATTCGGGTTCCGGTGGTGGAAAAAACCGAACTCTTCTGCCGTTCCATCGGCGAAACCACCGACATCGTCGAGAAGGAGATGTACACCTTCGACGACAAAAGCGGCCACTCCCTGACCCTGCGCCCCGAAGGGACGGCGCCGGTGATCCGCTCCTTTATCGAAAACAAGCTCTACGCCCGGGATTCGGTCGCCAAGCTCTACTACCTCGGGCCGATGTTCCGATACGAGCGGCCGCAGAAGGGACGCTACCGGCAATTTCACCAGATCGGCGCCGAGATCCTCGGCGTCGAGGATCCAAAGATCGACGCCCAGCTTCTGGCCATGCTCTCCCACTACTTCGAAGCGGTGGAAATCGGCGACGTCGAACTGCAGATCAACTCCCTCGGCTGTCCCGAGTGCCGACCGGGATACCGCAAGGCCCTGACAGCCTTCCTCGAAGAGCGGCTGCCGGCCCTCTGCGACGACTGCCGCCGCCGGTACCTGACCAACCCCCTGCGCGTTCTCGACTGCAAGGTCCCCGGCTGCAGGGAGGCGACGGCTGGTGCGCCAGCGATGCTTGACCACCTTTGCGAAGGGTGCGACAGTCACTTTGCCCGCGTCCAGGGGTTTCTTCGGGACCTCGGCACCCCATTTGTCGTCAATCCGCGCATGGTGCGGGGGCTCGACTACTACAGCAAGACGACCTTCGAAATGGTGACCAACAGCCTCGGCTCCCAGAACGCGGTGGCCGCCGGCGGGCGCTACGACGGACTGGTCGAGGACCTCGGCGGACCGGCTCTTCCCGGCATCGGTTTTGCCATGGGAGTCGAGCGCCTGGTCCTGATGAAGAACTCCCAACAGGTCGAACCCCCCCGGCCGGAGCTCTTTATCGCCGCCCTCGGCGAAGCGGCGGCAAATCACGCCTTCAGACTGATGACCTCCCTGCAACGGCGCTGCATCCACTGCGAAATGGACTACGAAGGAAAAAGCCTCAAATCCCAGCTGCGCCGGGCAGACAAACTGCGGGCCCGGCACGTGCTGATTCTCGGTGAAAGCGAACTCACCGCCGGAACGGCGCCCCTTCGCGACATGGACGGCGGCACCCAGGACCTTCTCCCCCTCGCCGGGATCGAAGAGCTTCTCGCCGAGCGTTGGACGGTCGGCTGA
- a CDS encoding adenylate/guanylate cyclase domain-containing protein, producing the protein MGAFSGLRFKFALLLALLSGSLMLSVMILLDLQMDIISIDALPVRLGEIHPGPTGEVILGEVQVLRHRMAALSLAAMIGAFLLASFLAGSFLRPLRALARGVKAIGEGNFDQHIDLQRKDELGRLTSAFNDMATSLRKKKFIQSNFERYVSKPLSQQILEHKDELKLGGEEKEVTILFSDIRRFTALAEQLPPALVVELLNDYFTRVIAVVMQNEGMVDKLMGDSVMALFGAPISLGNDSLRAVRCALEMQQAVEVFNRERSARNLPPVEMGIGINTGTVIAGNIGSAERMEYTVIGDSVNIAARLQGLARPGEILISQATYLQVRDRVKATSIETMTLKGKSLTVAVYRLEGLG; encoded by the coding sequence ATGGGGGCCTTCTCCGGACTGCGCTTCAAATTCGCTCTCCTTCTCGCTCTGCTCAGCGGATCCCTGATGCTGTCGGTGATGATTCTTCTTGACCTGCAGATGGACATCATCTCCATCGACGCGTTGCCGGTGCGCCTCGGAGAAATTCACCCCGGCCCCACCGGGGAGGTTATCCTGGGCGAAGTGCAGGTGCTGCGCCATCGCATGGCGGCCCTCTCCCTGGCAGCCATGATCGGCGCCTTTCTCCTCGCCTCCTTCCTTGCCGGATCTTTCCTCCGTCCGCTCCGGGCCCTGGCCAGGGGGGTCAAGGCGATCGGGGAAGGGAATTTCGATCAGCACATCGACCTACAGCGCAAGGACGAACTGGGTCGTCTCACCAGCGCCTTCAACGACATGGCGACCAGCCTGCGAAAGAAAAAATTCATTCAGAGCAACTTCGAGCGCTATGTCAGCAAGCCCCTGAGTCAGCAGATCCTCGAGCACAAGGACGAACTCAAACTCGGCGGTGAGGAGAAGGAAGTCACCATCCTCTTTTCCGACATCCGCCGCTTCACCGCCCTGGCGGAGCAGCTCCCCCCGGCCCTGGTGGTGGAACTCCTCAATGACTATTTCACCCGTGTCATCGCCGTGGTCATGCAGAACGAGGGGATGGTCGACAAACTGATGGGCGACTCGGTCATGGCCCTTTTCGGCGCACCGATTTCCCTCGGCAACGACTCGCTGCGGGCGGTACGGTGTGCCCTTGAGATGCAGCAGGCGGTGGAGGTCTTCAACCGGGAGCGTTCCGCACGGAATCTCCCTCCCGTGGAGATGGGAATCGGCATCAACACCGGCACGGTCATCGCCGGCAACATCGGTTCGGCCGAACGCATGGAATACACCGTCATCGGCGACAGCGTCAATATCGCCGCCCGCCTGCAGGGTCTGGCCAGGCCGGGGGAGATCCTGATTTCCCAGGCGACCTACCTCCAGGTGAGAGACCGGGTGAAGGCGACCTCCATAGAGACCATGACTCTCAAGGGAAAATCGCTCACCGTCGCCGTCTATCGCCTGGAAGGGCTCGGTTAA
- a CDS encoding tetratricopeptide repeat protein, translating to MTNHGSLLLRGIVAILLLIPASRYTAYAEADPSSQQIERYRQVLAMDSGNLPLHYSLGLALLLDNRTQEAIDEFRSAYPALTDSIEMNFNFGLACARLGDSDSALLYFEQAEALGALDFPEIYPLVNAYYNLGLTFLDADALDEAAGLFRRVLALDPSRVEIFQLLGDLHARQGAVDKAIESLTAYLDRYPEDAVTREYIFSLYFNEALKLLEKDEPKARSLFEKALASSPDSPLALYYLGYLDYRQDLPAAAVERLAPVYDRSPPELQESIRSILFNCALTLQERHQLPEAQRAIEALDSGEGDDPKVLFLAGNIALDLKDFIGARDNYEKVLAINPAHRGAILNLVTANAGVVTQRVERGRILYRRGEYASALRELDQALAINPADSRAKAYAREARIEVDRLASEHFTEGARALDEGNPKMAIGLARAGLALIPESPAGLALLEKSRSALTKELEQILTEGEGLLEKGALSQAKSAFDRALTLDPDHEGARKGKRDVDLRLGEQARAANDRGQRALDEGKLLEARNAFSEALTLQPGHPESLTGLARAEDLISTVVNEELHWGRRALSDGRFAQARERFANALRLEDSPGIRRELQSAEKQFSVKIEILLQTAKDWTNQENFKGARSLYLQILALDPRHGAATAGLKNLSGQTTAFIRSQQDAAADEMADGQFKEALRRYRQILDLDPSDSEARRGLNRGKDLLKGELGRLIDAGKSALEGGRFQEAEAALLQALALDPYNGQAQAVLTRVKSALPPSIAPEDPRKLYLQGIEWYSQGLYREAIAAWTRVPPLSPHHEKALLNIEKARRKLHQVRQSQGE from the coding sequence ATGACCAACCACGGGAGCCTCCTGCTCCGGGGAATAGTGGCGATCCTTCTCCTGATTCCCGCTAGCCGCTACACCGCTTACGCCGAAGCCGACCCCTCCAGTCAACAGATCGAACGCTACCGCCAGGTCCTCGCCATGGACTCCGGCAACCTTCCCCTCCATTATTCCCTCGGATTGGCCCTGCTCCTCGATAACCGGACCCAGGAAGCGATCGACGAATTCCGCAGCGCCTACCCTGCCCTTACCGACTCCATTGAAATGAACTTCAATTTCGGCCTGGCCTGCGCCCGCCTCGGCGATTCGGACAGTGCCCTCCTCTATTTCGAACAGGCCGAAGCCCTCGGGGCCCTCGACTTTCCTGAGATCTATCCCCTCGTCAACGCCTATTACAATCTGGGACTGACCTTCCTCGATGCCGATGCCCTCGATGAAGCGGCCGGGCTTTTTCGCAGGGTTCTCGCCCTGGATCCGTCCCGGGTGGAGATCTTCCAGCTTCTCGGCGACCTCCATGCCCGGCAGGGAGCCGTCGACAAGGCGATCGAATCGTTGACGGCCTACCTCGACCGTTACCCGGAGGACGCCGTCACCCGAGAATACATCTTCAGCCTCTATTTCAACGAGGCCCTTAAATTACTGGAAAAGGATGAGCCGAAGGCTCGGAGCCTGTTCGAAAAGGCTCTGGCCTCCTCCCCCGACAGTCCCCTGGCCCTCTACTACCTCGGTTACCTCGATTATCGCCAGGACCTGCCTGCTGCCGCGGTGGAGCGTCTGGCCCCCGTCTATGACAGGTCGCCCCCCGAACTTCAGGAAAGCATCCGCTCCATCCTCTTCAACTGCGCTCTCACCCTTCAGGAACGGCACCAGTTGCCGGAAGCCCAGAGGGCCATCGAAGCGCTGGACTCCGGTGAAGGGGACGATCCGAAAGTCCTCTTTCTCGCCGGCAATATCGCCCTCGACCTCAAGGACTTCATCGGTGCCCGCGACAACTATGAAAAAGTACTGGCCATCAACCCCGCCCACCGCGGAGCCATCCTCAATCTGGTCACCGCCAATGCCGGAGTCGTCACCCAGAGAGTCGAACGGGGGCGGATTTTGTACCGGCGCGGAGAATATGCCTCCGCTCTGCGCGAGCTCGATCAGGCCCTTGCCATCAACCCCGCCGACTCAAGAGCCAAGGCTTACGCCCGGGAGGCGCGGATCGAAGTCGACAGGCTGGCTTCAGAGCACTTCACCGAGGGGGCGCGCGCTCTTGACGAGGGGAACCCGAAGATGGCCATCGGCCTGGCCCGCGCCGGCCTGGCGCTTATCCCGGAATCCCCTGCAGGTTTGGCCCTGCTGGAAAAATCCCGGTCTGCCCTGACGAAGGAGCTGGAACAAATCCTGACCGAAGGAGAGGGTCTGCTGGAGAAGGGAGCACTTTCCCAGGCGAAATCGGCCTTCGACAGGGCCCTGACCCTGGACCCGGACCACGAGGGTGCCAGAAAGGGGAAAAGGGACGTCGACCTGCGCCTCGGGGAACAAGCCAGGGCAGCCAACGATCGCGGACAGCGGGCCCTGGACGAAGGGAAACTCCTGGAGGCCCGAAACGCCTTTTCCGAAGCCCTCACCCTGCAGCCCGGCCACCCGGAGAGCCTGACCGGTCTGGCGCGGGCCGAGGACCTGATTTCCACCGTCGTCAATGAAGAGTTGCATTGGGGACGCAGGGCGCTCAGTGACGGCCGCTTCGCCCAAGCCCGCGAACGCTTTGCCAATGCCCTTCGCCTCGAGGATTCCCCGGGGATTCGCCGCGAGCTGCAGTCTGCCGAGAAGCAATTCTCTGTCAAGATCGAGATCCTCCTCCAGACCGCCAAAGACTGGACGAACCAGGAGAATTTCAAGGGGGCCAGAAGCCTCTACCTGCAGATTCTCGCCCTTGACCCCCGCCATGGCGCCGCCACCGCGGGGCTTAAAAATCTGTCGGGGCAAACGACGGCCTTCATCCGCAGTCAGCAGGATGCGGCGGCCGACGAAATGGCCGACGGCCAATTCAAGGAGGCCCTGAGGCGCTACCGGCAGATTCTCGACCTCGACCCGTCCGACAGCGAGGCCCGAAGAGGACTCAACCGGGGAAAAGACCTCCTCAAAGGGGAACTCGGTCGGCTGATCGACGCCGGCAAGTCCGCCCTGGAGGGCGGACGTTTTCAGGAGGCCGAGGCGGCCCTTCTCCAGGCCCTGGCCCTCGACCCCTACAACGGTCAAGCCCAGGCGGTCCTGACCCGGGTAAAAAGCGCCCTTCCCCCCTCGATTGCTCCCGAAGATCCCCGAAAACTGTATCTGCAGGGAATCGAGTGGTACAGCCAGGGACTCTATCGGGAGGCCATCGCCGCCTGGACGCGGGTCCCGCCTCTTTCCCCCCATCACGAAAAGGCCCTCTTGAATATCGAGAAGGCCCGTCGTAAACTGCACCAGGTCCGGCAATCTCAGGGAGAATAA